The following coding sequences lie in one Bos taurus isolate L1 Dominette 01449 registration number 42190680 breed Hereford chromosome 28, ARS-UCD2.0, whole genome shotgun sequence genomic window:
- the MARCHF8 gene encoding E3 ubiquitin-protein ligase MARCHF8 isoform X1, with protein MNMPLHQISAIPSQDATSARVYRSKTKEKEREEQNEKTLGHSMSHSSNISKAGGSSVASAPVSSFPRTSVTPSNQDICSSSAVFSECCHHSPVPSAVVLKAPPCQSPLTQGLTVTVVCQDTAQASKRNSCGSEWVQALKPTKNTRARRTLKFSKSLNDVGENARDALESFDYVERTCSEGKLVLPQDPCLRTNRFHQRERILNRKALGSSKHSCVSSLSANRSAASEAGASKGGTHVLLLDENVDGEALSRSRRLLRYLLSLSRGSSSSSLHRFHELESRASSPQPAKSSSRLAGSTGFCSDEMGDDDVFEDSTSAKLRSRLLRAPLCSAEKDSDLDCPSPTSEKGPRLSPVSTAGDACRICHCEGDDESPLITPCRCTGSLHFVHQTCLQQWIKSSDTRCCELCKYEFIMETKLKPLRKWEKLQMTSSERRKIMCSVTFHVIAITCVVWSLYVLIDRTAEEIRQGQATGILEWPFWTKLVVVAIGFTGGLLFMYVQCKVYVQLWRRLKAYNRVIYVQNCPETSKRNIFEKPALPEPNFESKDGRGVCHSDTNSSCCTEPEDTGAEIIHV; from the exons GCTGGGGGCTCCTCGGTGGCGTCGGCTCCAGTGTCCTCCTTCCCTCGCACTTCTGTCACGCCCTCCAATCAGGACATCTGCAG TTCCAGTGCAGTGTTTTCTGAGTGTTGTCACCACAGTCCCGTGCCATCTGCTGTTGTCTTGAAAGCTCCTCCCTGCCAGAGTCCTCTGACCCAAGGGCTCACTGTGACAGTTGTCTGTCAAGACACAGCGCAGGCGTCAAAGAGAAACTCCTGTGGTTCAGAGTGGGTCCAGGCCTTGAAGCCTACTAAGAATACCAGAGCCAGAAGAACACTAAAGTTCTCAAAATCCCTAAATGATGTGGGTGAGAACGCCCGGGATGCCTTGGAAagttttgactatgtggagagAACCTGCTCTGAAGGGAAATTGGTACTCCCTCAGGACCCATGTCTCAGAACCAACAGGTTCCACCAGAGAGAAAGAATACTGAATCGCAAAGCCCTGGGCAGTTCCAAACATTCTTGTGTTTCATCCCTTTCTGCCAATCGTTCAGCAGCCTCAGAGGCAGGAGCCAGCAAGGGGGGCACACATGTCCTGCTTCTGGACGAGAATGTGGATGGCGAGGCCTTGTCCCGAAGCCGGAGGCTGCTGCGGTACCTGCTCTCACTCTCGCGCGGCTcgagcagcagcagcctgcacCGTTTCCATGAGCTGGAGAGCCGTGCCAGCAGTCCGCAGCCCGCCAAGTCCTCCAGCAGGCTGGCCGGGAGCACCGGCTTCTGCTCCGATGAGATGGGTGATGACGACGTCTTTGAGGACAGCACGTCTGCAAAGCTGAGGAGCAGGCTGCTGCGGGCGCCCCTCTGCTCCGCGGAGAAGGACAGTGACCTGGACTGTCCTTCCCCCACCTCTGAAAAGGGCCCCCGCCTCTCCCCTGTGTCCACAGCAGGGGATGCCTGCAG GATCTGTCACTGTGAAGGGGATGACGAGAGCCCTCTGATCACGCCCTGCCGCTGCACAGGGAGCCTCCACTTCGTGCACCAGACCTGCCTGCAGCAGTGGATCAAGAGCTCCGACACGCGCTGCTGCGAGCTGTGCAAGTACGAGTTCATCATGGAGACCAAGCTGAAGCCGCTGAGAAAA TGGGAGAAGCTGCAGATGACGTCCAGCGAGCGCAGGAAGATCATGTGCTCCGTGACCTTCCACGTCATTGCCATCACCTGTGTGGTCTGGTCCTTGTACGTGCTCATCGACCGCACTGCTGAGGAGATCAGGCAGGGGCAGGCAACAG GAATCCTAGAGTGGCCCTTTTGGACTAAGTTGGTGGTTGTGGCCATTGGTTTTACCGGTGGACTTCTATTCATGTATGTTCAGTGCAAAGTGTACGTACAGTTATGGAGGAGACTCAAGGCTTATAACAGAGTAATCTATGTCCAAAACTGTCCAGAAACAAGCAAAAGGAACATTTTTGAAAAACCTGCACTACCAGAGCCCAACTTTGAAAGTAAAGATGGACGTGGAGTCTGTCATTCCGATACGAACTCTTCTTGTTGCACAGAGCCTGAAGACACTGGAGCAGAGATCATTCACGTCTGA